In a genomic window of Brassica rapa cultivar Chiifu-401-42 chromosome A10, CAAS_Brap_v3.01, whole genome shotgun sequence:
- the LOC103844221 gene encoding uncharacterized protein LOC103844221 isoform X1 codes for MTAIGNNLTQIPGGEDVLGKLSSVGISLKNTHNYQMDLNLWARRNRPPATMMVIDGHEQLRCLAPALYDLEDGGYTILIAYPQPHLATPFPRTFTNQWFWDALLSYKLEPTTTTTILVNKCNDYPWSCSVCFVAAPSFEDFTTHLKNGTGMLVNTTLIVLTVITCRLVDHRSWTCCLVKICLDVKRFLVKRAGEVVVALGLNSDLTVNPTQVDFSFPFTFHLM; via the exons ATGACTGCCATTGGCAACAACCTAACACAGATCCCTGGTGGTGAAGATGTCTTGGGGAAGCTCTCTTCCGTTGGAATCTCTCTCAAAAACACTCATA ATTATCAAATGGATTTGAATCTGTGGGCCCGTAGGAATCGTCCTCCGGCTACTATGATGGTCATAGACGGTCATGAGCAACTGAGATGTTTAGCTCCTGCACTTTACGACCTTGAAGATGGTGGATACACAATTCTTATTGCATATCCTCAGCCTCACCTAGCCACACCCTTTCCTCGTACCTTCACTAACCAGTGGTTTTGGGATGCCTTACTCTCATATAAACTGgagccaacaacaacaacaacaatcctTGTTAACAAGTGCAATGATTATCCCTGGTCTTGCTCAGTATGCTTTGTTGCTGCCCCAAGCTTTGAAGATTTCACCACCCATCTCAA GAATGGGACAGGCATGCTAGTAAATACAACCTTGATCGTACTAACCGTAATAACTTGCCGTTTGGTCGATCACAG GAGTTGGACTTGCTGCTTAGTCAAGATATGCTTAGATGTCAAGAGATTCTTAGTCAAAAGGGCCGGCGAGGTGGTGGTGGCTTTAGGCCTCAATTCAGATCTAACAGTCAATCCAACTCAAGTTgacttttcttttccttttacaTTCCATCTAATGTAA
- the LOC103844219 gene encoding ankyrin repeat domain-containing protein 13C-B, with protein MASVIDVTNYGHSPVHRAVVTRDYAALKKLLSSLPKMRDPSEVKTEAASVSEETKADSIASVIDRRDVINRDTALHLAVKLGDETSAEMLMVAGADWSLQNEQGWSALQEAICGREERIAMIIVKHYQPLAWAKWCRRLPRLVATMHRMRDFYMEITFHFESSVIPFISRVAPSDTYKIWKRGANLRADMTLAGFDGFRIQRSDQTILFLGDGSEDGKVPSGSLLMISHKDKEIMNALDGAGSPASEDEVRGEVAAMSKTSIFRPGIDVTQAVLFPQLTWRRQEKSEMVGEWKAKVYDMHNVVVSIKSRRVPGAMSDEELFSNNNNQENETESEDLGDVLTEDERKQLELALKVDSPEGGSCNTPHVDRDIPIMDGNGYCNKQEKKGWFGGWRKRDEGHSKRSSVPPRSSLCVDEKKVSDLLEDDGRRQVKPGRHSTADTLTRDSSSKASTSEGSGSSTSKRKEGSSSSSSRENEYKKGLRPVLWLSERFPLQTKELLPLLDILANKVKAIRRLRELMTTKLPSGTFPVKVAIPVIPTIRVLVTFTKFEELEAIEDEFVTPPSSPTSSNVRNSPREETQFSSSSSSSSWFQWIKTPSQRPSASFSSGGFSIGKAENDQDPFAIPRGYNWITSEEKKKKIQEKNKAKKNKSAQNS; from the exons ATGGCAAGCGTCATCGATGTTACCAACTACGGTCACAGTCCCGTTCACCGCGCCGTCGTCACTCGTGACTACGCAGCTCTCAAGAAGCTGCTCTCCTCTCTCCCCAAGATGCGCGACCCTTCCGAGGTCAAAACAGAAGCAGCTTCCGTGTCCGAGGAGACCAAAGCCGACTCCATCGCTTCCGTTATAGACAGACGCGACGTAATCAACCGAGACACTGCCCTCCACTTAGCTGTCAAGCTCGGCGACGAGACATCCGCGGAGATGCTAATGGTTGCTGGAGCTGACTGGAGTCTCCAGAACGAGCAAGGGTGGAGCGCGTTGCAAGAAGCTATCTGCGGGAGAGAGGAGAGGATTGCGATGATTATTGTAAAGCATTATCAGCCTCTTGCGTGGGCCAAATGGTGCAGGAGGTTGCCGAGGCTTGTGGCTACTATGCATAGGATGAGAGACTTCTACATGGAGATCACTTTCCACTTCGAGAGCTCGGTGATACCGTTTATATCTAGAGTGGCGCCTTCTGATACTTACAAGATATGGAAGAGAGGTGCAAACTTAAGAGCTGATATGACGTTAGCTGGATTTGATGGTTTCAGGATTCAGAGATCGGACCAGACTATACTTTTCCTTGGGGACGGGTCTGAAGATGGGAAAGTTCCTTCTGGTTCTCTGCTTATGATATCGCATAAAGATAAGGAGATTATGAATGCATTGGACGGTGCTGGCTCTCCTGCTTCTGAAGATGAGGTCCGTGGAGAAGTGGCTGCGATGTCGAAAACTAGTATATTCAGGCCGGGGATCGATGTGACGCAAGCGGTTTTGTTTCCGCAGTTGACGTGGAGGCGGCAGGAGAAGAGTGAGATGGTTGGGGAGTGGAAAGCTAAAGTGTACGATATGCACAATGTGGTTGTTAGTATAAAGTCTAGGAGAGTCCCCGGCGCGATGAGTGATGAGGAGCTTTTCTCTAACAACAATAATCAAGAGAATGAAACTGAGAGCGAGGATCTTGGAGATGTGTTGACAGAAGATGAGAGGAAGCAGCTTGAGTTAGCACTCAAGGTGGATTCACCAGAAGGAGGGTCTTGTAACACTCCTCATGTGGACCGGGACATTCCTATAATGGATGGGAATGGGTATTGCAACAAACAGGAGAAGAAAGGATGGTTTGGTGGGTGGAGGAAACGAGATGAAGGTCACAGCAAACGGAGTAGCGTTCCTCCGAGAAGTTCGCTTTGTGTTGATGAGAAGAAAGTAAGTGATCTTCTTGAGGACGATGGGAGGAGACAGGTAAAACCTGGAAGACACTCAACTGCTGATACTCTTACTAGAGATTCTTCGTCTAAAGCTTCAACATCAGAAGGAAGTGGGAGTAGTACTAGTAAGAGAAAGGaaggtagtagtagtagtagtagcagAGAGAACGAGTACAAGAAAGGACTTAGACCAGTCCTTTGGCTTTCTGAGAGATTCCCATTACAGACAAAGGAGCTTCTTCCCCTTCTTGATATACTTGCAAACAAAGTCAAAGCGATTCGGCGTTTGAGGGAGCTTATGACCACTAAACTACCATCCGGAACATTCCCTGTCAAG GTGGCTATTCCGGTGATCCCTACGATCAGAGTACTCGTTACATTCACAAAGTTTGAAGAGCTAGAAGCTATTGAAGATGAGTTTGTAACCCCACCATCAAGCCCTACTTCTTCTAACGTCAGGAACAGTCCTAGAGAGGAAACACAGTTCTCATCAAGCTCATCGTCCTCATCATGGTTTCAATGGATCAAAACACCTAGCCAACGTCCATCAGCAAGCTTTAGTTCTGGAGGGTTTAGTATTGGTAAAGCTGAGAACGATCAAGACCCATTTGCAATTCCAAGGGGATACAACTGGATCACTTCtgaagagaagaaaaagaagattcaAGAGAAGAATAAAGCCAAGAAGAATAAGTCAGCTCAGAACAGCTGA
- the LOC103844221 gene encoding uncharacterized protein LOC103844221 isoform X3 gives MDLNLWARRNRPPATMMVIDGHEQLRCLAPALYDLEDGGYTILIAYPQPHLATPFPRTFTNQWFWDALLSYKLEPTTTTTILVNKCNDYPWSCSVCFVAAPSFEDFTTHLKNGTGMLVNTTLIVLTVITCRLVDHRSWTCCLVKICLDVKRFLVKRAGEVVVALGLNSDLTVNPTQVDFSFPFTFHLM, from the exons ATGGATTTGAATCTGTGGGCCCGTAGGAATCGTCCTCCGGCTACTATGATGGTCATAGACGGTCATGAGCAACTGAGATGTTTAGCTCCTGCACTTTACGACCTTGAAGATGGTGGATACACAATTCTTATTGCATATCCTCAGCCTCACCTAGCCACACCCTTTCCTCGTACCTTCACTAACCAGTGGTTTTGGGATGCCTTACTCTCATATAAACTGgagccaacaacaacaacaacaatcctTGTTAACAAGTGCAATGATTATCCCTGGTCTTGCTCAGTATGCTTTGTTGCTGCCCCAAGCTTTGAAGATTTCACCACCCATCTCAA GAATGGGACAGGCATGCTAGTAAATACAACCTTGATCGTACTAACCGTAATAACTTGCCGTTTGGTCGATCACAG GAGTTGGACTTGCTGCTTAGTCAAGATATGCTTAGATGTCAAGAGATTCTTAGTCAAAAGGGCCGGCGAGGTGGTGGTGGCTTTAGGCCTCAATTCAGATCTAACAGTCAATCCAACTCAAGTTgacttttcttttccttttacaTTCCATCTAATGTAA
- the LOC103844221 gene encoding uncharacterized protein LOC103844221 isoform X2 — MTAIGNNLTQIPGGEDVLGKLSSVGISLKNTHNYQMDLNLWARRNRPPATMMVIDGHEQLRCLAPALYDLEDGGYTILIAYPQPHLATPFPRTFTNQWFWDALLSYKLEPTTTTTILVNKCNDYPWSCSVCFVAAPSFEDFTTHLKSVQHEFREWDRHASKYNLDRTNRNNLPFGRSQELDLLLSQDMLRCQEILSQKGRRGGGGFRPQFRSNSQSNSS, encoded by the exons ATGACTGCCATTGGCAACAACCTAACACAGATCCCTGGTGGTGAAGATGTCTTGGGGAAGCTCTCTTCCGTTGGAATCTCTCTCAAAAACACTCATA ATTATCAAATGGATTTGAATCTGTGGGCCCGTAGGAATCGTCCTCCGGCTACTATGATGGTCATAGACGGTCATGAGCAACTGAGATGTTTAGCTCCTGCACTTTACGACCTTGAAGATGGTGGATACACAATTCTTATTGCATATCCTCAGCCTCACCTAGCCACACCCTTTCCTCGTACCTTCACTAACCAGTGGTTTTGGGATGCCTTACTCTCATATAAACTGgagccaacaacaacaacaacaatcctTGTTAACAAGTGCAATGATTATCCCTGGTCTTGCTCAGTATGCTTTGTTGCTGCCCCAAGCTTTGAAGATTTCACCACCCATCTCAAGTCTGTACAACATGAATTTCGT GAATGGGACAGGCATGCTAGTAAATACAACCTTGATCGTACTAACCGTAATAACTTGCCGTTTGGTCGATCACAG GAGTTGGACTTGCTGCTTAGTCAAGATATGCTTAGATGTCAAGAGATTCTTAGTCAAAAGGGCCGGCGAGGTGGTGGTGGCTTTAGGCCTCAATTCAGATCTAACAGTCAATCCAACTCAAGTTga
- the LOC103844216 gene encoding glycine-rich protein 23, whose protein sequence is MGLISGKACVFVMVFALVIDFTVGETEFGDEKPLFPHPRPLLHKGGIHKKGFKKDFGGFGGGGISGGGGFGAGGGSGWIGGGIGGFSGQIGGGFGKGGGAGAGGGGFGGGGGFGGGTGGAGEVGGGNGGGKGAGVGGSGIGGSDGVGAGGGTGGGTGAGVGGSGVGGVGPGSGAGALGGAGGGTGGGIGGGASGGH, encoded by the coding sequence ATGGGTTTAATCTCTGGTAAAGCGTGTGTGTTTGTTATGGTATTTGCTTTGGTCATAGATTTTACTGTGGGAGAAACAGAGTTTGGGGATGAGAAGCCCTTGTTTCCTCACCCTCGTCCGTTGCTCCACAAAGGTGGCATCCACAAGAAGGGCTTTAAGAAAGATTTCGGCGGTTTTGGCGGTGGTGGTATAAGTGGTGGAGGTGGCTTTGGAGCAGGAGGTGGTAGCGGTTGGATTGGAGGCGGAATTGGTGGCTTTAGTGGACAGATAGGCGGTGGATTTGGTAAGGGTGGCGGAGCTGGAGCGGGAGGAGGAGGCTTTGGCGGTGGTGGAGGATTTGGTGGTGGTACCGGTGGAGCTGGAGAAGTTGGTGGTGGTAACGGTGGAGGAAAAGGAGCTGGAGTTGGCGGCAGTGGTATTGGTGGTAGTGATGGTGTGGGAGCTGGCGGTGGTACCGGTGGAGGAACTGGAGCAGGAGTTGGCGGCAGTGGTGTTGGTGGTGTGGGACCTGGCAGTGGTGCTGGTGCCTTGGGAGGAGCCGGCGGTGGAACTGGTGGAGGAATAGGCGGAGGCGCCAGTGGAGGTCACTGA
- the LOC103844217 gene encoding zinc finger CCCH domain-containing protein 13, giving the protein MENTDIDMVISIPDTPDRPVRRESNKRPRSPEAPGRFQRGEHRHHPNGRARPASDTQAEHGHGHRSRASGSNALFRRTAVEKDKGKSICIDQRNGHPNALFTSEGVRESRPSDDGSSANKGKGIVVECGSVSNRERIDLSSERKPVRGTRRLVRNGCISPHAIAARTRQAAADDTNSKDRVSLEQELALEAASSIDIREIVSDNHSRGRSRGKRPEIPSSRVASREASEGWVSTRSRSLNIDHEVDRRDESDTRGACSFVSGLDVLESGAVDREARPQRRRKNGVTPSRYEPQASVIGSSGEPSSSRPRNYQRQGRQVLEIEDSSPEVRVSRAPRRVENDESDDVKARQIEADALMARELQEQMYAESTIRNEQMDETIARMMEQEENSRRPSSRASTRNTRSSNTIAADPGGSSLVEERPQQHSSRRRMNPPQARAAVRAPRRPAPHLGRAHASRHGPMHFNFPSGMDVELRMDFLENLENVIGHSFNNSNLLHMDRDFTEDDYELLLALDENNHQHGGASTSRINNLPESTVQTDNFEETCVICLETPTIGDTIRHLPCFHKFHKDCIDPWLGRSKACPVCKFSVT; this is encoded by the exons ATGGAGAACACTGACATTGACATGGTAATCAGCATACCTGACACACCTGATAGACCTGTACGCCGTGAGTCTAACAAGAGACCACGTTCTCCAGAAGCACCGGGTAGATTCCAAAGAGGAGAGCACCGTCATCACCCCAACGGCAGAGCCAGACCAGCTTCTGATACACAAGCTGAGCACGGACATGGACATCGCTCTCGTGCTTCTGGAAGCAATGCTTTGTTTAGGAGAACCGCTGTTGAGAAGGATAAAGGCAAGTCTATCTGCATTGATCAACGTAATGGACATCCTAATGCTCTGTTTACATCTGAAGGTGTGAGAGAATCACGGCCAAGTGATGATGGTTCTTCTGCTAATAAGGGTAAAGGGATAGTAGTAGAGTGTGGCTCTGTTTCTAATAGAGAAAGGATTGACCTTTCCAGTGAGAGAAAACCCGTTAGAGGCACTAGAAGGCTGGTGAGAAACGGGTGCATATCTCCACATGCAATAGCAGCTAGGACTAGACAAGCTGCTGCTGATGATACCAATTCTAAGGATAGAGTTAGTCTTGAACAGGAGTTAGCTCTTGAAGCTGCGTCTTCGATTGACATTAGGGAGATTGTTTCTGATAATCATAGTCGCGGAAGGTCTAGAGGAAAAAGACCAGAGATTCCCTCAAGCAG GGTGGCTAGTAGAGAGGCCTCGGAGGGATGGGTTAGTACGCGCAGCAGGAGTTTAAATATCGACCATGAAGTGGATCGGAGGGATGAGAGTGACACACGTGGAGCTTGTAGTTTCGTTTCAGGACTTGATGTTCTGGAAAGCGGTGCAGTTGACAGAGAGGCTAGACCACAGCGGCGACGGAAAAATGGAGTTACTCCTTCGAGGTATGAGCCACAGGCTTCTGTCATTGGATCTTCTGGGGAACCATCTAGCTCAAGGCCGCGCAATTATCAAAGACAAGGCAGACAAGTGTTGGAAATTGAAGATTCATCTCCTGAAGTAAGGGTCTCCCGAGCTCCTAGACGTGTTGAAAACGATGAATCTGATGATGTGAAAGCAAGACAGATAGAAGCAGATGCGCTGATGGCTCGTGAACTGCAAGAACAGATGTACGCAGAATCGACAATTAGAAACGAGCAG ATGGACGAAACCATAGCCAGGATGATGGAACAAGAGGAGAACTCTCGCCGTCCTTCTAGCCGTGCTTCTACTCGTAACACCAGAAGCTCTAATACC ATTGCAGCAGATCCAGGTGGGAGTAGTCTCGTGGAAGAACGACCGCAGCAACATTCTTCTCGGAGGCGAATGAATCCTCCACAGGCTCGTGCTGCTGTTAGAGCACCACGACGGCCAGCTCCGCATTTAGGCCGTGCACATGCATCACGACACGGACCTATGCATTTCAATTTTCCAAGCGGCATGGACGTTGAGTTG aGAATGGACTTTCTGGAGAATCTGGAGAATGTTATTGGACACAGCTTCAACAACAGCAATCTTCTTCACATGGATCGTGACTTTACCGA AGATGATTACGAGTTGTTGCTAGCTCTTGATGAAAATAACCATCAACATGGGGGTGCTTCTACTAGTCGCATTAACAACTTGCCAGAGTCCACAGTTCAG ACCGATAATTTTGAAGAAACATGTGTTATTTGTCTGGAGACGCCGACGATTGGAGACACTATCCGTCATCTGCCTTGTTTCCACAAATTCCACAAAGAT TGCATTGATCCATGGCTTGGACGGAGTAAAGCATGCCCGGTTTGCAAATTCTCTGTCACTTAA
- the LOC103844215 gene encoding LOW QUALITY PROTEIN: TBC domain-containing protein C1952.17c (The sequence of the model RefSeq protein was modified relative to this genomic sequence to represent the inferred CDS: deleted 1 base in 1 codon): MVRKKVPEWLNSTMWSAPPPPSSFNDDHLLLHSPAAKMKEEQESESISVASRLNPAPPPSTASPRQRNNGSNIISGVVPSGEDFSRQAHLSAELSKKVINMKELRSLALQSLPDSPGIRSTVWKLLLGYLPPERSLWSSELKQKRYQYKHYKDELLTSPSEITWRLVRSKGFDNYELKTGSRCMLSRSRITDEDHPLSLRKASIWNTYFQDTETIEQIDKDVKRTHPDIPFFSTGSSFARSNQESMKNILLVFAKLNQGIRYVQGMNEILAPIFYILRNDPDEDSSSHAEADAFFCFVELLSGFRDFYCQQLDNSVVGIRSAITRLSQLVRKHDEELWRHLEITTKVNPQFYAFRWITLLLTQEFSFFDSLHIWDPLLSDPEGPLESLLGICCAMLVLVRKRLIAGDFTSNMKLLQHYPTTNISHLLSVANKLRSKLLI, translated from the exons ATGGTGAGGAAAAAGGTGCCGGAATGGTTGAATAGCACCATGTGGTCTGCACCTCCTCCGCCGTCGTCTTTCAACGACGACCATCTCCTCCTCCATTCCCCCGCCGCCAAAATGAAGGAGGAGCAAGAGTCGGAATCGATTTCTGTCGCTTCCAGGCTCAATCCCGCTCCTCCGCCCTCCACAGCTTCTCCTAGACAGAGGAACAACGGTAGCAATATCATCTCCGGCGTTGTTCCGTCCGGCGAGGACTTTTCCCGCCAAGCTCATCTCTCAGCGGAG TTATCGAAGAAGGTGATCAATATGAAGGAGTTGAGGAGTCTTGCTTTGCAAAGTTTGCCTGATTCTCCTGGAATCCGATCTACTGTTTGGAAG cTTTTGCTTGGATACTTACCACCTGAACGTTCACTCTGGTCAAGTGAATTGAAACAAAAGAGATATCAGTACAAACACTATAAGGATGAGCTTCTCACCAGTCCT TCAGAAATCACATGGAGGTTGGTGAGATCAAAGGGATTTGACAATTATGAGTTGAAGACTGGAAGCCGATGCATGCTTTCTCGATCCAGAATTACTGACGAGGACCATCCTTTGAGCCTACGCAAGGCCAGCATCTGGAATACATACTTCCAG GATACTGAGACAATCGAACAAATAGATAAAGATGTCAAGCGTACACATCCAGACATACCATTTTTCTCTACTGGATCATCCTTTGCACGTTCTAACCAG GAGTCTATGAAGAATATATTGCTTGTGTTTGCCAAGTTAAATCAAGGCATCAGATATGTTCAAGGGATGAACGAAATTTTGGCACctatcttttatattttacgTAACGATCCTGATGAGGATAGTTCA TCCCATGCTGAAGCTGATGCGTTCTTCTGCTTTGTTGAACTGTTGAGTGGATTTAGAGACTTCTACTGTCAA CAACTTGACAATAGTGTGGTTGGAATCCGGTCTGCAATAACAAGGCTCTCGCAACTTGTTAGGAAGCATGATGAGGAACTTTGGCGTCATTTAGAGATCACCACCAAA GTAAACCCACAGTTCTATGCATTTAGGTGGATCACTCTCCTCCTTACACAAGAGTTTAGCTTCTTTGACTCTCTTCACATATGGGATCCACTCTTAAGCGACCCCGAAGGTCCTCTG GAAAGCTTACTGGGGATATGTTGTGCGATGCTGGTACTGGTGAGGAAGAGGTTGATCGCTGGAGATTTCACATCGAATATGAAATTACTTCAACATTATCCAACTACCAACATCAGCCATCTCTTGTCTGTAGCTAATAAACTTCGCTCCAAATTGTTAATTTAA
- the LOC103844221 gene encoding uncharacterized protein LOC103844221 isoform X4 encodes MMVIDGHEQLRCLAPALYDLEDGGYTILIAYPQPHLATPFPRTFTNQWFWDALLSYKLEPTTTTTILVNKCNDYPWSCSVCFVAAPSFEDFTTHLKNGTGMLVNTTLIVLTVITCRLVDHRSWTCCLVKICLDVKRFLVKRAGEVVVALGLNSDLTVNPTQVDFSFPFTFHLM; translated from the exons ATGATGGTCATAGACGGTCATGAGCAACTGAGATGTTTAGCTCCTGCACTTTACGACCTTGAAGATGGTGGATACACAATTCTTATTGCATATCCTCAGCCTCACCTAGCCACACCCTTTCCTCGTACCTTCACTAACCAGTGGTTTTGGGATGCCTTACTCTCATATAAACTGgagccaacaacaacaacaacaatcctTGTTAACAAGTGCAATGATTATCCCTGGTCTTGCTCAGTATGCTTTGTTGCTGCCCCAAGCTTTGAAGATTTCACCACCCATCTCAA GAATGGGACAGGCATGCTAGTAAATACAACCTTGATCGTACTAACCGTAATAACTTGCCGTTTGGTCGATCACAG GAGTTGGACTTGCTGCTTAGTCAAGATATGCTTAGATGTCAAGAGATTCTTAGTCAAAAGGGCCGGCGAGGTGGTGGTGGCTTTAGGCCTCAATTCAGATCTAACAGTCAATCCAACTCAAGTTgacttttcttttccttttacaTTCCATCTAATGTAA
- the LOC103844221 gene encoding uncharacterized protein LOC103844221 isoform X5, whose product MPYSHINWSQQQQQQSLLTSAMIIPGLAQYALLLPQALKISPPISSLYNMNFVNGTGMLVNTTLIVLTVITCRLVDHRSWTCCLVKICLDVKRFLVKRAGEVVVALGLNSDLTVNPTQVDFSFPFTFHLM is encoded by the exons ATGCCTTACTCTCATATAAACTGgagccaacaacaacaacaacaatcctTGTTAACAAGTGCAATGATTATCCCTGGTCTTGCTCAGTATGCTTTGTTGCTGCCCCAAGCTTTGAAGATTTCACCACCCATCTCAAGTCTGTACAACATGAATTTCGT GAATGGGACAGGCATGCTAGTAAATACAACCTTGATCGTACTAACCGTAATAACTTGCCGTTTGGTCGATCACAG GAGTTGGACTTGCTGCTTAGTCAAGATATGCTTAGATGTCAAGAGATTCTTAGTCAAAAGGGCCGGCGAGGTGGTGGTGGCTTTAGGCCTCAATTCAGATCTAACAGTCAATCCAACTCAAGTTgacttttcttttccttttacaTTCCATCTAATGTAA